In Treponema sp. OMZ 798, the following proteins share a genomic window:
- the prcB gene encoding dentilisin complex subunit PrcB, with translation MKYHVVLLFIFLSLFGCKTTPKKFSEISATKSDKTFKRSIDSDLKKIEEADKSSLKIVEIAYEILAQGNNFKEGLSSIIRLQEDLDKLYSILYADSVKAPVIDFSKKAVVIVEAGPFSTGGYSIIPVSATKSGKIIKFVFEVSAPGPMDIVTQAFTHPYLIVAVDADPYDDIFIEVKGNNKKKKYKSNF, from the coding sequence ATGAAATATCATGTTGTATTGTTATTTATATTTTTAAGTTTGTTTGGCTGTAAAACTACGCCTAAGAAATTTTCCGAAATTTCTGCAACAAAATCCGATAAAACATTTAAAAGAAGCATTGATTCTGATTTAAAAAAAATTGAAGAAGCCGATAAATCTTCGCTGAAAATTGTTGAGATCGCTTATGAAATTTTAGCTCAAGGAAATAACTTTAAGGAAGGTCTTTCATCAATTATTCGGTTACAAGAAGATCTTGATAAGCTTTATTCCATTTTATATGCAGATTCCGTAAAGGCTCCAGTAATAGATTTTTCCAAAAAGGCAGTAGTTATAGTTGAAGCAGGGCCTTTTAGCACGGGAGGTTATTCCATTATTCCTGTGTCTGCAACAAAGTCAGGTAAGATTATAAAGTTTGTTTTTGAGGTATCGGCTCCGGGGCCTATGGATATAGTTACTCAGGCCTTTACACATCCCTATTTGATAGTTGCTGTGGATGCAGATCCTTATGATGATATCTTTATTGAGGTTAAAGGGAATAATAAAAAGAAAAAATATAAATCTAATTTTTAA
- a CDS encoding type I restriction endonuclease subunit R, which translates to MSTSFTENDYENSIIELFKNNLGYTYVYGPDVERNFSSPLYDEVLEDCLYRLNSGLPREAIQNALFKLKHFENGELAHKNEIFTDYLQNGIPVHYLDKNETRSGIVYLADYKNPQNNSFIIANQWTFIENSNKRPDIILFLNGLPLVLMELKSPSREETDASDAYRQIRNYMTEIPSMFIYNSICVMSDQLTSKAGTITSGEDRFMEWKTKDGSYENTQYAQFDTFFEGLFQKERLLDIIKNFICFSNEGLQTFKILAGYHQYFAVRKAVFSTQKAAYSDGKGGVFWHTQGSGKSLSMVFYAHLLQEVLESPTIVVITDRNDLDDQLFGQFVKCKEFLRQEPIQAESRKDLKKLLAGRKANGIIFTTMQKFEESADALSERRNIVVMADEAHRGQYGLTEQIKIIKNKAGEDVAKRVIGTARIIRNSLPNASYIGFTGTPISAADRSTREVFGDYIDIYDMTQAVEDGATRPVYYESRVIKLKLDKKTLQLIDEEYDLMTKDADEEVIKKSKHELGKMEVLLGNDETINSLVNDILFHYENNREHLLTGKAMIVAYTRAIAMKIYKRILELRPGWEEKVAVVMTSANTDDEEWREIIGNKNHRDKLAKKFKDNAGPLKIAIVVDMWLTGFDVPSLATMYIYKLMAGHNLMQAIARVNRVFQDKEGGLIVDYVGIAGALKQAMNDYTNRDKNNYGDTDILTAAYPTFLEKLSICKDMFHGYDYSSFMKGSDLERARTISGAVNFIVAQEKEEEKNIFIKEALMMRQALSLCSSVVEESLRFEAAFFESVRVFLSRLTNAGSGKKISLPEMNERINSLLQQSIKSEGVINLFSDIKEKFSLFSPKFLEEISKMKERNLAVELLKRLIAEQVRVYRRTNVVKSEKFSEIMQRTVNSYLNGLLTNEEVIAEMLKLAKQIVSAEKEGQDLGLNAEEAAFYDALTKPQAIKDFYQNEELIAITKELTETLRKNKAVDWQKRESARAHMRMLIKRLLKKHKYPPEGMDDAVQTVMVQCELWADNLMDHYYFDNENNNYAEIAADREEVYL; encoded by the coding sequence ATGTCGACATCATTTACCGAAAACGATTATGAAAATTCAATTATTGAGCTGTTTAAAAATAATTTGGGATATACTTATGTTTACGGTCCTGATGTCGAGCGCAATTTTTCGAGTCCGCTATATGATGAGGTTTTAGAGGATTGTCTTTACCGCTTAAACAGCGGGCTGCCAAGGGAGGCTATACAAAATGCTCTTTTTAAATTAAAGCATTTTGAAAACGGGGAGCTCGCTCATAAAAATGAAATTTTTACAGACTATCTTCAAAACGGCATACCTGTACATTATCTTGATAAAAATGAAACACGGTCGGGAATTGTATATCTCGCAGATTATAAAAATCCTCAAAACAATTCCTTTATAATTGCAAATCAGTGGACCTTTATCGAAAACAGCAATAAACGCCCCGATATAATTTTATTTTTAAACGGTCTTCCATTAGTTTTGATGGAATTAAAGTCTCCTTCAAGGGAAGAGACCGATGCTTCCGATGCATACCGCCAAATCCGTAATTACATGACCGAAATACCTTCTATGTTTATCTACAACTCAATCTGCGTTATGAGCGATCAGTTAACTTCAAAGGCGGGAACCATAACTTCAGGCGAAGACCGCTTTATGGAATGGAAAACAAAGGACGGGAGTTACGAAAACACTCAATATGCCCAATTCGATACTTTTTTTGAAGGCCTTTTTCAAAAAGAAAGGCTGCTTGATATTATAAAAAACTTTATCTGCTTTTCAAACGAGGGTTTGCAAACTTTTAAAATTCTTGCAGGCTACCACCAATATTTTGCGGTTCGTAAGGCCGTTTTCTCCACCCAAAAAGCTGCGTACAGTGACGGAAAAGGCGGAGTTTTTTGGCATACCCAAGGCAGCGGAAAATCTTTATCAATGGTGTTTTATGCGCACCTATTGCAGGAAGTCTTGGAAAGTCCGACAATTGTAGTTATAACGGATAGAAATGATCTTGATGATCAGCTTTTCGGTCAGTTTGTTAAGTGCAAAGAATTTTTACGCCAAGAACCTATACAGGCTGAAAGCCGAAAAGACTTAAAGAAACTTCTTGCCGGAAGAAAAGCAAACGGAATAATTTTTACGACGATGCAAAAATTTGAAGAGTCTGCCGATGCTCTTTCAGAAAGGCGGAATATAGTTGTTATGGCTGATGAAGCTCATCGAGGGCAATACGGACTTACCGAACAAATTAAAATAATAAAAAATAAGGCCGGAGAAGATGTCGCAAAGAGGGTTATAGGCACTGCCCGTATTATTCGGAACAGCCTTCCCAATGCGAGCTATATAGGTTTTACCGGCACTCCTATTTCTGCCGCTGACAGGAGTACCCGTGAAGTATTCGGAGACTACATCGATATTTACGATATGACTCAGGCAGTGGAAGACGGAGCAACTCGCCCCGTGTACTATGAAAGCAGGGTTATCAAACTTAAGCTTGATAAAAAAACTTTGCAGCTGATTGATGAAGAATATGATCTCATGACTAAAGATGCCGATGAAGAAGTTATCAAAAAAAGTAAGCATGAACTCGGCAAGATGGAAGTGCTCTTAGGCAATGATGAAACTATAAACTCCCTAGTGAACGATATACTCTTCCATTATGAAAACAACAGGGAACATCTGCTTACAGGTAAGGCAATGATAGTCGCTTACACCCGTGCCATAGCTATGAAGATTTACAAAAGAATCTTGGAACTTCGTCCCGGCTGGGAAGAAAAGGTTGCCGTTGTTATGACTTCTGCAAATACCGATGACGAAGAGTGGAGAGAGATTATCGGGAACAAAAACCACAGGGACAAGTTGGCTAAAAAATTTAAAGACAATGCCGGTCCTCTAAAAATTGCAATTGTAGTAGATATGTGGCTGACAGGCTTTGATGTTCCTTCCCTTGCGACTATGTACATATATAAACTTATGGCAGGACATAATCTTATGCAGGCTATCGCCAGAGTTAATCGTGTATTTCAAGATAAAGAGGGAGGATTGATCGTCGATTATGTGGGAATAGCCGGTGCCTTAAAGCAGGCTATGAACGACTATACAAACCGCGATAAAAATAATTACGGCGATACCGACATTTTAACCGCTGCCTATCCTACCTTTCTTGAAAAGCTTTCTATATGTAAAGATATGTTCCATGGATATGATTATTCAAGTTTTATGAAGGGCAGCGATCTTGAAAGGGCCAGGACAATAAGCGGTGCCGTAAACTTTATAGTTGCCCAAGAAAAAGAAGAAGAGAAAAATATCTTTATAAAAGAAGCTCTTATGATGAGGCAGGCCTTATCCCTTTGTTCATCCGTAGTTGAAGAAAGTTTGCGCTTTGAGGCTGCCTTTTTTGAATCGGTCAGAGTCTTCCTTTCAAGGCTTACAAATGCAGGAAGCGGAAAAAAGATTTCTTTACCCGAAATGAATGAGCGTATAAATTCTCTTTTACAGCAGAGTATAAAAAGCGAGGGCGTTATAAACCTCTTTTCTGACATTAAAGAAAAATTCTCTCTTTTTTCTCCCAAGTTTCTTGAAGAAATTTCCAAGATGAAAGAAAGAAATTTGGCTGTCGAATTATTAAAAAGACTCATTGCAGAACAGGTAAGAGTTTATCGAAGAACCAATGTAGTTAAGTCCGAAAAATTCAGCGAGATAATGCAAAGAACCGTTAATTCGTACCTAAACGGGCTTCTCACAAATGAAGAGGTTATAGCCGAAATGCTGAAACTTGCCAAGCAGATTGTAAGTGCCGAAAAGGAAGGGCAAGACCTCGGCTTAAATGCCGAAGAAGCCGCCTTTTACGATGCCCTCACCAAGCCTCAGGCCATAAAAGACTTCTATCAAAATGAAGAACTGATTGCAATAACCAAGGAACTCACCGAAACCTTGCGTAAAAATAAGGCCGTAGATTGGCAGAAAAGAGAAAGTGCACGGGCTCATATGCGTATGCTCATTAAAAGACTTTTAAAGAAGCATAAATATCCGCCTGAAGGTATGGATGATGCAGTTCAAACCGTTATGGTTCAGTGCGAGCTTTGGGCCGACAATCTAATGGACCATTATTATTTTGACAACGAAAATAATAACTATGCAGAAATTGCCGCAGATAGAGAAGAGGTTTATCTGTAG
- a CDS encoding type II toxin-antitoxin system RelE/ParE family toxin — MDKIVVAKFFKTETGNEPVRDFLKDLAPADRKTIGADIMAIEMSWPLGYPAVRKLDSNLWEVRSNISDKRISRVFFTIEYGNMILLHAIIKKTQKTPQEDIDLSKKRRNLVLGRHYE, encoded by the coding sequence ATGGATAAAATAGTTGTAGCCAAATTTTTTAAGACCGAAACGGGAAATGAACCTGTTCGTGATTTTCTAAAAGATTTAGCACCGGCTGATCGAAAAACAATAGGAGCGGATATAATGGCAATAGAAATGTCTTGGCCTCTTGGATATCCTGCTGTAAGGAAGCTTGATTCAAATTTGTGGGAGGTGCGTTCGAATATTTCGGATAAAAGAATTAGCAGAGTGTTTTTTACGATAGAATACGGTAACATGATATTGCTTCATGCAATTATAAAGAAAACTCAAAAAACTCCTCAAGAAGATATAGATTTGAGTAAAAAAAGAAGAAATTTAGTATTAGGAAGGCATTATGAATGA
- a CDS encoding helix-turn-helix transcriptional regulator produces the protein MNEKYIGRSFDDFLEEENIEVEVRNEAIKRLISYNLLNEMKAQNINKTEMAKKMNTSRAALDRLLNPKNDSVTLATLTRAANVLGKKLVLQLQ, from the coding sequence ATGAATGAGAAGTACATAGGAAGGTCTTTTGATGATTTTCTTGAAGAAGAAAATATTGAAGTTGAAGTTAGAAATGAAGCTATAAAAAGATTAATTTCATATAATTTATTGAATGAAATGAAAGCTCAAAATATTAACAAAACAGAAATGGCAAAAAAAATGAACACATCACGAGCCGCATTAGATAGACTTCTTAATCCTAAAAATGATTCGGTTACCTTGGCTACGCTAACAAGGGCTGCTAATGTATTAGGCAAAAAGTTGGTTTTACAATTACAATAG
- a CDS encoding ABC transporter substrate-binding protein gives MKKTFFYSLLLVSAVLFFLGCSPKENQSQNSGKTMPKADGQYYPVTITTYNYAAEPIELTFEKAPEKVAAFYQSPIETMLALGLSDKLILAVGLDDPVKDEFKEAFSKVDYRDKRPTKEEVIDMEPDFIFAWSSLFGEKRYGDVNFWHDRGTKTYIWQNSGLKKQDSLENEYQDILNIGKIFNVEDKAQSIVDKMKGEIEAAKKHVEGKTKVKAIIIEVEKEGQYRVYGEKTIGGQIAMQVGADLVGKEKNGIGKEELIELNPDVIFTVYFGDYIEKDQSIEMLTKDKALQSIAAIQNKKVFPINLSEVYASGIRTYDGIKTIISGLYPDL, from the coding sequence ATGAAAAAAACTTTTTTTTACTCACTACTGCTAGTATCGGCAGTTTTGTTTTTTTTAGGGTGCAGTCCTAAAGAAAATCAATCACAAAATTCCGGCAAAACGATGCCGAAAGCGGATGGACAGTATTATCCTGTAACAATCACGACTTATAACTATGCGGCAGAACCTATCGAGCTTACATTTGAAAAAGCCCCTGAAAAAGTCGCTGCCTTTTACCAAAGCCCGATAGAAACTATGCTTGCACTCGGACTTTCAGACAAACTCATTTTAGCTGTCGGTCTTGATGATCCTGTAAAAGATGAATTTAAAGAAGCTTTTAGCAAAGTAGATTACCGTGACAAACGCCCTACAAAAGAAGAGGTTATCGACATGGAGCCCGATTTTATTTTTGCATGGTCATCTTTATTCGGCGAAAAACGTTATGGGGATGTAAATTTTTGGCATGATAGAGGTACAAAAACCTATATATGGCAAAATTCCGGCTTAAAAAAACAGGATTCTCTCGAAAATGAATATCAGGATATTCTTAACATAGGTAAAATTTTCAATGTAGAAGACAAAGCGCAATCGATTGTCGATAAGATGAAAGGCGAAATTGAGGCAGCAAAAAAACATGTTGAAGGAAAAACAAAAGTAAAGGCTATAATAATTGAGGTAGAAAAAGAAGGGCAATACCGTGTTTATGGAGAAAAAACAATCGGCGGACAAATTGCGATGCAAGTCGGGGCAGACCTTGTGGGCAAAGAAAAAAACGGCATAGGAAAAGAGGAGCTTATAGAGCTTAACCCGGATGTTATATTTACCGTTTATTTTGGAGACTATATTGAAAAAGATCAATCTATAGAAATGCTGACAAAAGATAAGGCCTTACAAAGCATAGCAGCAATTCAAAATAAAAAAGTTTTTCCGATTAATTTAAGTGAGGTTTATGCAAGCGGCATAAGAACCTATGACGGAATAAAGACTATCATTTCAGGTCTATATCCTGACCTATAA
- a CDS encoding ABC transporter ATP-binding protein: MLLDINTLSFNFGDKNILNGIDLAITDKGIVGIIGPNGSGKSTLLKCIYRVLKPKTGTIFIDNKNINDYPFRETAKKMAVVAQHNETHFDFNVLEMVLIGRSPHKKFMERDSAEDIELAYKALEQVDMKDFAERSFSNLSGGEKQRIILARALVQNTDCLILDEPTNHLDIKHQLHFMSLAKDLKITVISAIHDLNIAAMYCDKIYALKEGKIIASGSVDEVITEEVIKALYDVDAKIIYDEEKKPHVIFKSV, translated from the coding sequence ATGCTTCTTGACATTAACACTCTTTCATTTAACTTCGGTGATAAAAATATTTTAAACGGCATTGACCTTGCAATTACGGATAAAGGCATTGTCGGTATAATCGGCCCCAACGGTTCGGGAAAAAGCACCTTGCTCAAATGTATATACCGTGTCCTTAAACCCAAAACAGGAACCATATTTATAGACAACAAGAACATAAATGACTATCCCTTTAGAGAAACGGCGAAAAAGATGGCTGTAGTTGCCCAGCACAACGAAACTCATTTTGACTTTAACGTACTTGAAATGGTTTTGATCGGCCGATCGCCTCATAAAAAATTTATGGAGCGTGATTCCGCCGAAGATATTGAACTTGCGTATAAGGCACTAGAACAGGTTGATATGAAAGATTTTGCAGAACGAAGTTTTTCCAACCTTTCGGGAGGAGAAAAACAAAGAATTATTTTAGCCCGTGCCTTGGTGCAAAATACCGATTGTCTCATTCTCGATGAACCTACAAACCATCTGGATATAAAACATCAGCTGCATTTTATGAGCCTTGCAAAAGATTTAAAAATAACCGTCATATCGGCAATCCATGATCTTAACATAGCTGCAATGTATTGCGACAAAATATATGCACTAAAAGAAGGAAAGATTATCGCCTCAGGCAGCGTAGATGAGGTCATAACGGAAGAAGTAATTAAGGCCTTATATGATGTGGATGCTAAAATTATTTATGATGAAGAAAAAAAGCCTCATGTAATCTTTAAAAGCGTTTAA
- a CDS encoding iron ABC transporter permease — protein sequence MQNNKTKVLKIIFISSALLFLLAGLLLSIILSVGFGAVNIVPADILKIAQYKIFGIGSLEGVKKSTVDIVWIVRMPRIILACLTGMGLALTGVVMQAIVKNSLADPYILGISSGASLGATLAIALGIGASLGPNYVGLSACFSAFGASVIVMTTANINGRANSVKLLMAGIAISTIFSAFSSFIVFTTKNREAIRSISFWLMGGFGGAKWENLGLLSVIVFLSIFAFMTQYRTLNLMLLGDSVSITLGKDLHIYRQIYLLMCSAVIGFLVYNAGIIGFIGLIVPHIARIFWGTNHKNIIPASVLIGAIILVWADVLARSISSLGEIPVGVVISLVGAPVFLYLLINKEYGFGGKS from the coding sequence ATGCAAAACAATAAAACCAAGGTGCTGAAAATAATTTTTATATCTTCAGCACTTCTTTTTCTTTTGGCGGGACTTCTACTCTCAATAATCCTATCGGTAGGATTCGGAGCCGTAAATATAGTGCCCGCCGATATTTTAAAAATCGCTCAATATAAAATCTTCGGAATAGGCAGCCTTGAAGGAGTAAAAAAATCTACTGTAGATATCGTTTGGATTGTAAGGATGCCTAGAATTATCTTAGCCTGCCTTACCGGTATGGGCTTGGCTTTAACGGGGGTTGTAATGCAGGCTATCGTAAAAAACTCGTTGGCAGATCCTTATATATTGGGTATTTCTTCAGGGGCTTCTCTTGGAGCAACCTTGGCTATTGCCCTGGGGATAGGAGCAAGTCTGGGCCCCAATTATGTAGGCTTGTCTGCTTGTTTTTCTGCATTCGGTGCATCTGTAATTGTGATGACAACTGCAAATATAAACGGCAGAGCCAATTCCGTAAAATTATTAATGGCCGGAATCGCTATAAGTACAATATTTTCGGCATTTTCTTCATTCATAGTTTTTACTACAAAAAACAGAGAAGCTATACGAAGTATTTCTTTTTGGCTGATGGGAGGTTTCGGAGGAGCAAAATGGGAAAATTTAGGCTTATTATCCGTTATCGTATTTTTGAGCATTTTTGCCTTTATGACGCAATACAGAACTCTTAATTTAATGCTCCTGGGCGACAGCGTATCAATTACCTTAGGTAAAGACTTACATATTTACCGCCAAATCTACCTTTTAATGTGTTCTGCAGTTATAGGTTTTTTGGTATATAATGCAGGTATTATAGGCTTTATAGGACTCATAGTACCTCATATTGCAAGAATATTTTGGGGGACTAATCATAAAAACATAATACCGGCTTCAGTATTAATCGGTGCTATCATTCTTGTTTGGGCGGATGTACTTGCCCGATCAATCTCTTCTCTTGGAGAAATCCCTGTAGGAGTAGTCATATCCCTTGTAGGAGCCCCTGTATTTTTATATTTATTGATAAATAAAGAATACGGGTTTGGAGGGAAATCGTAA
- a CDS encoding restriction endonuclease subunit S, whose product MDIADFLNGLPMQNYRPVESEKGIPVMKIKELRQGFCDANSEQCSPSINSEYLIQAGDVIFSWSGSLIVDFWCGLTCGLNQHLFKVTSNRYDKWFYYSWIKYHLYSFINIAADKATTLGHIKREDLAKAEVIVPNQKDYIKFANLLEPIYNLIIANRISNTMLTSLRDTLLPKLMSGEIDVSNIKV is encoded by the coding sequence TTGGATATAGCCGATTTTTTAAATGGTTTACCAATGCAAAATTATCGCCCTGTCGAGTCTGAAAAAGGGATTCCTGTTATGAAAATAAAAGAACTTAGACAAGGATTCTGTGATGCTAATAGCGAACAATGTTCACCAAGTATAAATTCAGAATATCTTATACAGGCAGGTGATGTTATTTTTTCATGGTCAGGAAGTTTAATAGTTGATTTTTGGTGTGGGTTAACTTGTGGACTAAATCAACATCTTTTTAAAGTTACTTCAAATAGATATGATAAATGGTTCTATTATTCTTGGATTAAATACCATCTTTATAGTTTTATCAATATAGCTGCAGATAAAGCTACTACACTCGGTCATATTAAAAGAGAGGATTTAGCAAAAGCGGAAGTCATAGTTCCTAATCAAAAGGATTATATAAAATTTGCTAATTTATTGGAGCCAATATATAATTTAATAATAGCAAACCGAATAAGCAATACCATGCTTACATCCCTTCGTGACACCCTTTTACCGAAACTCATGTCGGGAGAGATAGATGTTTCAAATATAAAGGTATAG
- a CDS encoding Na+/H+ antiporter NhaC family protein, whose amino-acid sequence MRAFFKLTPVLLLAGLMMISNIESFSTALGFKLDILIIAPIAVIYASIVAMITEKFKFNDILNSAVDNVKEMQLVFFILMFAYAMADAFMSTGVGASIITLSLNIGISARTVALVAFLVSSVLSVATGTSWGTFAACAPIFLWMTHILSGNMVLSIAAIAGGSCFGDNLGLISDTTVVSSGIHRVEVTHRMKNQGLWSLMCLVIAGVLFLVAGLSLPGDAVSPQKAIEAIPQDVWEKLAEEKPVAVDLLHQVQHGVPVYMVIPLILVIGIALKGYSTLLCLGAGIVSCFILGRFAGTVSGLLAFFDIVYNGFVGAGSWVIIMMMWVAAFGGIMSKMDAFRPLSNLAVKLSRNVRQLMFWNGIISLLGNAALADEMAQIVTVGPIIRDITEENVEGDEKDLYSLKLRNATFSSALGIFGSQLIPWHVYLSFFIGIAGTVYPLYQFSQTQIIQYNFMAHISVATILLFTLFGIDRIFPKFGIASEPKVRLKKK is encoded by the coding sequence ATGCGCGCTTTTTTTAAGCTCACTCCGGTCTTATTGCTTGCAGGTCTGATGATGATTTCGAATATTGAATCATTTTCGACTGCCTTGGGATTTAAACTGGACATTTTAATCATAGCCCCTATTGCCGTAATATATGCGTCCATCGTTGCTATGATAACCGAAAAATTCAAATTCAACGATATTTTAAACTCTGCCGTAGACAATGTTAAAGAAATGCAATTGGTATTTTTTATTCTCATGTTTGCCTATGCCATGGCAGATGCCTTTATGTCTACAGGGGTCGGAGCCTCGATTATTACATTGAGTCTGAACATAGGTATATCGGCAAGAACCGTTGCCCTTGTTGCCTTTTTGGTTTCGTCAGTATTGTCGGTTGCTACAGGAACATCATGGGGAACCTTCGCCGCCTGTGCTCCGATTTTCTTGTGGATGACCCATATTTTAAGCGGAAACATGGTTTTAAGCATTGCAGCCATTGCAGGCGGGTCCTGCTTCGGCGATAACCTCGGTCTTATCTCGGACACAACAGTCGTAAGCTCAGGTATTCACAGGGTTGAGGTTACCCACCGTATGAAAAATCAGGGCCTTTGGTCTTTAATGTGCTTAGTTATAGCCGGAGTTCTCTTCTTGGTTGCAGGCTTGAGCCTCCCCGGAGATGCCGTAAGCCCGCAAAAAGCCATCGAGGCTATTCCCCAAGATGTTTGGGAAAAACTGGCTGAAGAAAAGCCTGTTGCAGTCGACCTCCTCCATCAGGTACAGCACGGAGTTCCGGTTTACATGGTAATTCCCCTCATCCTGGTTATAGGGATTGCCTTAAAAGGCTACTCTACCCTCCTTTGCTTGGGAGCAGGCATTGTATCATGCTTTATCTTAGGACGCTTTGCAGGAACGGTCTCAGGACTCCTCGCCTTTTTTGACATAGTGTATAACGGCTTTGTGGGAGCCGGCTCATGGGTTATCATAATGATGATGTGGGTTGCAGCCTTCGGAGGCATAATGTCGAAGATGGATGCCTTCAGGCCCCTTTCAAACCTTGCCGTAAAACTTTCCCGAAACGTAAGACAGCTAATGTTCTGGAACGGCATCATCTCTTTGTTGGGAAATGCAGCCCTTGCCGATGAGATGGCTCAAATAGTTACGGTAGGCCCGATAATAAGAGATATTACGGAAGAAAATGTAGAAGGAGATGAAAAAGACCTTTATTCTTTAAAATTGAGAAACGCAACCTTCTCTTCTGCCCTCGGTATCTTCGGATCCCAGCTGATTCCTTGGCATGTTTATTTAAGCTTTTTTATCGGCATCGCAGGCACGGTATATCCTCTTTACCAATTCAGCCAAACCCAGATAATACAGTATAACTTTATGGCCCATATTTCGGTTGCAACTATTTTATTGTTTACCCTCTTCGGAATAGACAGAATCTTCCCCAAATTCGGAATCGCAAGCGAACCGAAGGTAAGGTTGAAGAAAAAATAA